The Stigmatella aurantiaca DW4/3-1 genome contains the following window.
GGGGCAGATCATCCCCTGGAACTTCCCGCTGCTGATGGCCGCGTGGAAGCTGGCCCCCGCGCTGGCCGCTGGCAACTGTGTCGTCATCAAGCCCGCAGAGCAGACGCCGGTCACCCTGCTCAAGCTCATGGAGCTGGTAGGGGACTTGCTGCCCGCAGGTGTGGTCAACGTGGTGAACGGCTTTGGCATCGAGGCCGGCAAGCCGCTGGCCAGCAACAAGCGCATCGCGAAGATCGCCTTCACGGGTGAGACGACCACGGGCCGGCTCATCATGCAGTACGCCTCCGAGAACCTCATCCCGGTGACGCTGGAGCTGGGGGGCAAGTCGCCCAACATCTTCTTCTCGGACGTGTTCGACAAGGACGACGACTTCGCGCAGAAGGCGCTCGAGGGCTTCGCGATGTTCGCCCTCAACCAAGGCGAGGTGTGTACCTGCCCGTCGCGCGCGCTCGTCCAGGATCGCTTCTACGACGCCTTCATGCAGAAGGCCGTGGAGCGGACGAAGAAGATCATCCAGGGCAACCCGCTGGATCCCCGGACGATGATTGGCGCCCAGGCGTCCAATGATCAGTTGGAGAAGATCCTCTCGTACATCGACATCGGCAAGAAGGAGGGCGCCAAGGTGCTCACCGGTGGCGGCCGTGCGTCTCTCCAGGGCTCGCTCGCCGAGGGCTACTACGTGGAGCCCACCATCTTCGAGGGCAACAACCGGATGCGCATCTTCCAGGAGGAGATCTTCGGCCCGGTGGTCTCGGTGGCGAAGTTCAAGGACATGGAAGATGCCCTCTCCACCGCCAACGACTCGCTCTACGGCCTGGGCGCCGGCGTGTGGACGCGGGACACGAACACGGCGTACCGCATGGGCCGCGCCATCCAGGCGGGCCGCGTGTGGGTGAACTGCTACCACCTGTACCCGGCGCACGCGGCGTTCGGTGGCTACAAGCAGTCGGGCATCGGGCGCGAGACGCACAAGATGATGCTCAGCCACTACCAGCAGACGAAGAACCTGCTGGTGAGCTACGACCCGAAGCCGATGGGCTTCTTCTAGACGTTCGCCCCAAGGGAGGCACCATGAGCGTGGAGCGAGTGACGGTGACGCCAGCGGCCGAGAAGTTGCTGCGCAAGTTGCAGGAACAGCATGGCCCGTTGATGTTCCACCAGTCGGGTGGCTGCTGTGATGGCAGCGCGCCCATGTGCTTCCCCCGGGGGGATTTCAAGATCGGCCAGGAGGACGTCTTCCTGGGGACGATCGTGGACACCCCCTTCTACATCTCGGGTCCGCAGTTCGAGTACTGGAAGCACACCCACCTCACGGTGGACGTGGTGCCGGGAAGGGGAAGCGGCTTC
Protein-coding sequences here:
- a CDS encoding DUF779 domain-containing protein, translated to MSVERVTVTPAAEKLLRKLQEQHGPLMFHQSGGCCDGSAPMCFPRGDFKIGQEDVFLGTIVDTPFYISGPQFEYWKHTHLTVDVVPGRGSGFSVEAPEGVRFLIRSRVFEDAEYHALQQAGPPLRGLQH
- the exaC gene encoding acetaldehyde dehydrogenase ExaC; this encodes MTKIYEAPGQPGSKIQFSSRYGNYIGGEFTPPVKGQYFENISPVTGRPFCEVARSNHEDIEKALDAAHKAKTAWGKTSVTQRSEILLKIADRMQANLEMLAVGETWDNGKPIRETLAADLPLAIDHFRYYAGCIRAQEGTMGELDENTVSYQFHEPLGVVGQIIPWNFPLLMAAWKLAPALAAGNCVVIKPAEQTPVTLLKLMELVGDLLPAGVVNVVNGFGIEAGKPLASNKRIAKIAFTGETTTGRLIMQYASENLIPVTLELGGKSPNIFFSDVFDKDDDFAQKALEGFAMFALNQGEVCTCPSRALVQDRFYDAFMQKAVERTKKIIQGNPLDPRTMIGAQASNDQLEKILSYIDIGKKEGAKVLTGGGRASLQGSLAEGYYVEPTIFEGNNRMRIFQEEIFGPVVSVAKFKDMEDALSTANDSLYGLGAGVWTRDTNTAYRMGRAIQAGRVWVNCYHLYPAHAAFGGYKQSGIGRETHKMMLSHYQQTKNLLVSYDPKPMGFF